The Arthrobacter sp. NicSoilC5 genome has a window encoding:
- a CDS encoding NAD(P)-dependent alcohol dehydrogenase, with the protein MTTVKAYASPSATEDLVATTIERREVGPHDVLIDIKFAGICHSDIHTVRGDWGPQQYPLVPGHEIAGIVTEVGAEVTKHKVGDRVGVGCMVNSCRECVNCQKGEEQYCLKGNTGTYGAVDRDGTITQGGYSTHVVVTEDFVVTIPEGIDLDVAAPLLCAGITTYSPLRHWGAGPGKNVAVVGLGGLGHMAVKLAHAMGAEVTVLSQSLKKQEDGLKLGADHYFATSDENTFSELGGSFDLIINTVSASIDISSYLGLLKLDGALVNVGAPAEPLPVNAFALIGGRRSFAGSMIGGIRETQEMLNFCAEHGLGAEIEVIPAEKINDAYERVLASDVRYRFVIDTATF; encoded by the coding sequence ATGACTACCGTCAAGGCTTATGCATCCCCGTCCGCCACGGAGGACCTGGTGGCTACCACCATTGAGCGCCGCGAAGTGGGCCCTCACGACGTCCTGATCGACATTAAGTTCGCCGGCATCTGCCACTCGGACATCCACACCGTCCGCGGTGACTGGGGCCCGCAGCAGTACCCGCTGGTGCCCGGCCACGAGATTGCCGGCATCGTCACCGAGGTGGGGGCCGAGGTGACCAAGCACAAAGTGGGCGACCGCGTTGGCGTTGGCTGCATGGTCAACTCCTGCCGGGAATGCGTCAACTGCCAGAAGGGCGAGGAGCAGTACTGCCTCAAGGGCAACACCGGCACCTACGGCGCGGTTGACCGCGATGGCACCATCACGCAGGGTGGCTACTCCACCCACGTTGTGGTCACCGAAGACTTCGTCGTCACCATTCCCGAGGGCATCGACCTCGACGTCGCCGCACCGCTGCTGTGCGCCGGCATCACCACCTACTCGCCGCTGCGGCACTGGGGTGCCGGTCCCGGCAAGAACGTTGCCGTCGTCGGCCTCGGCGGCCTGGGCCACATGGCCGTCAAGCTGGCCCACGCCATGGGAGCCGAGGTGACCGTCCTGTCACAGTCGCTGAAGAAGCAGGAGGACGGCCTGAAGCTGGGCGCCGACCACTACTTCGCCACGAGCGACGAGAACACCTTCTCCGAACTCGGCGGCTCCTTCGACCTGATCATCAACACGGTCAGCGCCTCGATCGACATCAGCTCCTACCTGGGCCTGCTGAAGCTCGACGGCGCCCTGGTCAACGTGGGCGCCCCCGCGGAACCGCTTCCCGTCAACGCCTTCGCGCTGATCGGCGGACGCCGTTCCTTCGCCGGTTCCATGATCGGCGGCATCCGCGAGACCCAGGAGATGCTGAACTTCTGCGCCGAGCACGGGCTTGGTGCCGAGATCGAAGTCATCCCGGCTGAGAAGATCAACGACGCCTACGAGCGCGTGCTGGCATCGGATGTCCGGTACCGCTTCGTGATCGACACCGCCACCTTCTAA
- a CDS encoding Type 1 glutamine amidotransferase-like domain-containing protein has translation MSIFLAGAGPDPLGFPDVFDRFVEDIRRHAAPGRPARVAIAVHHHGGSLQELVEACAGPLRPRLDCEVVAVPLAEGRTADPAGFSSVDGVVVGGGLTPAYWSGLLPAATAISGLVAGGAPYLGFSAGAMVAPARALIGGCRINGVDVCGEECSEGLDAVDLREGLGLVPFAVDVHAAQAGTLSRAVGAVAAGLVEWAVAIDEGTAVVLESVGARDYEVIGSGNCWDIRTAEGGAAVSVRTAR, from the coding sequence ATGAGCATTTTCCTTGCCGGGGCCGGCCCGGATCCGCTGGGTTTTCCGGACGTCTTTGACCGGTTCGTGGAGGATATCCGGCGGCACGCCGCACCGGGCCGGCCTGCCCGGGTCGCCATTGCCGTGCATCACCACGGCGGAAGCCTGCAGGAGCTGGTGGAGGCCTGCGCAGGCCCGCTCCGGCCCAGGCTTGACTGTGAGGTGGTGGCGGTGCCGCTGGCAGAAGGCAGGACGGCGGATCCGGCTGGGTTCAGCAGTGTGGACGGCGTGGTGGTGGGCGGCGGATTGACGCCGGCGTACTGGAGTGGCCTCCTCCCGGCGGCCACGGCCATCTCCGGGCTGGTGGCAGGGGGCGCCCCCTATCTGGGGTTCTCCGCCGGAGCCATGGTGGCACCAGCCCGCGCGCTGATTGGTGGCTGCCGGATCAACGGGGTGGATGTGTGCGGGGAGGAGTGCTCGGAGGGCCTGGACGCAGTGGACCTTCGGGAGGGCCTGGGGCTGGTCCCGTTCGCGGTGGACGTCCACGCCGCCCAGGCCGGGACATTGAGCCGCGCGGTGGGCGCCGTGGCAGCAGGCCTGGTGGAATGGGCGGTTGCCATCGATGAGGGCACGGCAGTGGTGCTGGAATCAGTCGGAGCCAGGGACTACGAGGTCATTGGCAGCGGCAACTGCTGGGACATCCGCACGGCAGAAGGCGGGGCGGCGGTGTCCGTGCGGACCGCCCGTTGA
- a CDS encoding ABC transporter substrate-binding protein has product MSFPASPPNPALGIPAFSRRRALGALLAVPAVGLLSACGGAATAGSERISQGALEPLAASVPAGTTIKVGDPSIKVALELSGLIKELDGFTVEFANISGGPQTTEAFRANALDTGSVADIPPIHATWTGLDVRIIAAGYRQDAVGHPIYELGLAPGAGITRLEDLRGRKIAYSPGQAQGALVLRILDKAGLKQEDVKLVELPSTGDAYATALASRQVDAAPLGGVQIKRYLAKYKADGGTTIRHGLRDDPSLLYSPAKVLADPAKAAALATYVKVWGKAQRWIEDHPAEWLEGYYVKDQGLSREDGQYLIDATGKRDIPTSWTDAIARHQETIDLLAREQKKPQLTAADLYDTRFEAIAGTAFASAGKAGAA; this is encoded by the coding sequence ATGTCCTTCCCAGCATCACCACCCAATCCCGCCCTGGGCATCCCCGCCTTTTCCCGCCGCCGTGCCCTGGGCGCGCTCCTGGCGGTGCCCGCCGTCGGGCTGCTCTCAGCCTGCGGCGGAGCGGCAACGGCCGGCAGTGAGCGGATCAGCCAGGGCGCCCTGGAGCCACTGGCAGCCAGCGTCCCTGCCGGCACCACCATCAAGGTGGGCGACCCCAGCATCAAGGTGGCGCTGGAACTGTCCGGCCTGATCAAGGAACTGGACGGCTTCACCGTGGAGTTCGCCAACATCTCCGGCGGCCCGCAAACCACCGAGGCCTTCCGGGCCAATGCGCTGGACACCGGTTCCGTGGCGGACATCCCGCCCATCCACGCCACCTGGACCGGACTGGACGTCCGCATCATCGCCGCCGGGTACCGGCAGGACGCCGTGGGCCACCCCATCTATGAACTCGGCCTGGCCCCGGGAGCAGGCATCACCCGGCTCGAGGACCTCCGCGGCAGGAAGATTGCCTACAGCCCCGGCCAGGCCCAGGGCGCGTTGGTCCTGCGGATCCTCGACAAGGCCGGGCTCAAGCAGGAGGACGTCAAGCTCGTGGAACTGCCCAGCACCGGGGATGCCTATGCCACGGCGCTGGCCAGCAGGCAGGTGGACGCAGCTCCCCTGGGCGGCGTCCAGATCAAGCGGTACCTGGCCAAGTACAAGGCCGACGGCGGGACCACCATCCGCCACGGGCTGCGGGACGATCCCAGCCTCCTCTACTCCCCCGCCAAAGTCCTGGCGGATCCCGCGAAGGCCGCCGCACTGGCCACCTACGTGAAGGTCTGGGGCAAGGCCCAGCGCTGGATCGAAGACCACCCGGCCGAGTGGCTGGAGGGCTACTACGTCAAGGACCAGGGCCTGTCCCGCGAGGACGGCCAGTACCTGATCGACGCCACCGGCAAGCGGGACATCCCAACGTCCTGGACGGACGCCATCGCCCGGCACCAGGAAACCATCGATCTCCTGGCCCGTGAACAGAAGAAGCCGCAGCTGACGGCGGCCGACCTCTACGACACCCGCTTCGAAGCCATCGCAGGCACTGCCTTCGCTTCCGCCGGAAAGGCGGGTGCCGCATGA
- a CDS encoding Asp23/Gls24 family envelope stress response protein — protein sequence MSMPNDTFECGHTLEELSLYLDTGEFPDPPHLESCPECRNGLDSLRRLSAAGDELFATDLAAAGSGTDDWLKDILANLALELRPGRSIPLSSDDPADTLSETEGSIVALARSVADSQPGAVAGKVRLEGDVTVPGSPVAVRLDLAVLFGHALMASAASLRQDLAEALARHTELNISAIDITITDVIDAPREEP from the coding sequence ATGAGCATGCCCAACGACACGTTCGAGTGCGGCCACACGCTCGAGGAACTCAGCCTCTACCTGGACACCGGTGAATTCCCCGATCCGCCCCACCTGGAATCCTGCCCGGAGTGCCGCAACGGCCTCGACTCCCTCCGGCGGCTCTCCGCGGCCGGCGACGAACTCTTCGCCACTGACCTGGCAGCTGCCGGCAGCGGCACCGACGACTGGCTGAAGGACATCCTGGCAAACCTGGCGCTGGAACTGCGGCCGGGACGGAGCATCCCGCTGAGCTCCGACGATCCCGCGGACACCCTGTCCGAAACCGAGGGTTCCATCGTTGCCCTGGCCCGGTCCGTGGCGGACAGCCAGCCGGGAGCAGTGGCCGGCAAGGTCCGGCTGGAGGGAGACGTCACCGTTCCGGGCAGCCCTGTGGCGGTCCGGCTGGACCTGGCGGTCCTGTTCGGCCATGCGCTCATGGCCAGCGCCGCGTCGCTCCGGCAGGATCTGGCCGAGGCGCTGGCCCGCCACACCGAGCTGAACATTTCGGCCATCGACATCACCATTACCGACGTCATCGACGCACCACGGGAGGAACCGTGA
- a CDS encoding helix-turn-helix transcriptional regulator: MDNRAEVRQFLSSRRGRITPEQAGIEPYGGRRRVPGLRREEVARLAGVSVDYYTRLERGNLHGVSDSVLDAIAGALELDRAEHDHLYDLARAANTSGRKRAAGTGGSAPSKVRPELQYLLDAITEAPAFIGNNRLDIVAANTLGYALYSDMYRTPSRPANHSRFIFLDPRAHNFYTDWDRAANTNVAILRREAGRNPHDKGIAELIGELSMRSDEFRTLWAAHNVRRHYAGTKFFQHPVVGLLELNYQVLGLEEDPGHTLTVYPATPGSPSEEALKLLASWAVTENIVETVQAKVGG; the protein is encoded by the coding sequence ATGGATAACCGAGCCGAGGTACGGCAGTTCCTGTCTTCACGCCGTGGGCGGATCACCCCCGAGCAGGCCGGCATCGAACCCTATGGCGGCCGCCGCCGTGTACCGGGGCTCCGGCGCGAGGAAGTGGCGCGGCTGGCCGGAGTCAGCGTGGACTACTACACGCGGCTGGAACGGGGAAACCTGCACGGCGTTTCTGACAGCGTCCTGGATGCCATCGCCGGTGCCCTGGAACTGGACCGCGCCGAGCATGACCATCTCTATGACCTGGCCCGGGCGGCCAACACCTCGGGCCGCAAGCGGGCTGCGGGTACCGGCGGCTCCGCCCCGTCCAAGGTCCGGCCGGAGCTGCAGTACCTGCTGGATGCCATCACGGAGGCGCCGGCTTTCATCGGCAACAACCGCCTGGACATCGTGGCCGCCAACACCCTGGGCTATGCCCTGTATTCGGACATGTACCGCACTCCGTCACGGCCGGCCAACCACTCCCGGTTCATCTTCCTGGACCCCCGCGCGCACAACTTCTACACGGACTGGGACCGGGCGGCCAACACCAACGTGGCCATCCTGCGACGGGAGGCCGGCCGCAATCCCCATGACAAGGGCATTGCCGAACTCATTGGTGAACTCTCGATGCGCAGCGACGAATTCCGCACGCTGTGGGCAGCCCACAACGTCCGCCGCCACTACGCGGGCACCAAGTTCTTCCAGCATCCCGTGGTGGGACTCCTCGAGCTGAACTACCAGGTGCTGGGCCTGGAAGAGGACCCGGGGCATACCCTCACCGTTTATCCCGCCACCCCCGGCAGCCCGTCCGAGGAAGCCCTCAAGCTCCTGGCCTCCTGGGCCGTCACCGAAAACATCGTGGAAACGGTGCAGGCGAAGGTGGGCGGCTAG
- a CDS encoding DUF2273 domain-containing protein has product MTPVVAGTAAGAVLALAALAFGFWGFLLTALFMGTGAVLGRAAEGRLDLGAVLDALRGRRSST; this is encoded by the coding sequence ATGACCCCGGTGGTTGCCGGGACGGCCGCCGGAGCCGTCCTGGCGCTGGCCGCCCTGGCCTTCGGATTCTGGGGCTTCCTGCTGACGGCGCTCTTCATGGGAACAGGAGCCGTACTGGGAAGGGCCGCTGAAGGCCGGCTGGACCTCGGCGCCGTGCTGGATGCCCTGCGCGGCCGCCGCTCGTCAACGTGA
- a CDS encoding GAF and ANTAR domain-containing protein, with the protein MLNPADDVTVQNLQEVLVGAKNAVEFLSGLSGMAAAAVSAAAGDDIECAVTLKLRRRPTTAAGSSARALELDLIEQALGDGPCIRALREMAPVLIDDVARDPRWTKYNQELAGRGVQSTLGVPLEISSEASAALNFFATKPGVFTADVYDKAAGFAAAAHNTLHLSVRIHTAQNRADDLEAALESRTAINLACGVIMAQNRCSQEEAMEILTKVSSNRNRKLRDVAKELIEQLSGSSIQTHFEA; encoded by the coding sequence ATGCTGAATCCTGCCGACGATGTGACCGTCCAGAACCTCCAGGAGGTCCTGGTGGGTGCTAAAAATGCCGTGGAGTTCCTGTCCGGACTCTCGGGAATGGCGGCAGCGGCAGTATCCGCGGCTGCCGGTGACGACATTGAGTGCGCGGTGACCCTGAAGCTCCGGCGCCGGCCCACCACTGCGGCCGGCAGCAGTGCCCGGGCCCTGGAACTGGACCTCATCGAGCAGGCGCTGGGGGACGGTCCGTGTATCCGTGCGTTGCGTGAGATGGCACCTGTGCTGATCGACGACGTCGCGCGGGACCCCCGGTGGACCAAGTACAACCAGGAACTGGCAGGCCGGGGCGTACAGAGCACCCTGGGCGTGCCACTGGAAATCAGCAGCGAAGCCAGTGCTGCCCTGAACTTCTTCGCCACCAAGCCGGGCGTGTTCACGGCAGACGTCTACGACAAAGCGGCGGGATTCGCCGCCGCCGCCCACAACACATTGCACCTCTCGGTCCGCATCCACACCGCGCAGAACCGGGCAGACGACCTCGAAGCTGCCCTGGAGAGCAGGACCGCCATCAACCTGGCCTGCGGCGTCATCATGGCGCAGAACCGGTGTTCCCAGGAAGAAGCGATGGAGATCCTCACCAAGGTCTCCAGCAACCGCAACCGGAAGCTGCGGGACGTGGCCAAGGAACTGATTGAACAGCTGTCCGGAAGCAGCATCCAGACGCACTTCGAGGCCTAG
- a CDS encoding CsbD family protein translates to MGLDDKLNNAATNHLGAAKEGAGKLTGNEELQREGQRDQAQAKLQEAGEKVKDAAKGIGSNLKDAAAKVKEGFSKE, encoded by the coding sequence ATGGGACTCGACGACAAGCTCAACAATGCAGCCACCAACCACCTCGGCGCAGCCAAGGAAGGTGCAGGGAAACTGACCGGCAACGAGGAACTGCAGCGGGAGGGCCAGCGGGACCAGGCCCAGGCCAAGCTGCAGGAGGCCGGCGAAAAGGTCAAGGACGCCGCCAAGGGCATCGGCAGCAACCTCAAGGACGCGGCGGCCAAGGTCAAAGAGGGCTTCAGCAAAGAGTAG
- a CDS encoding Asp23/Gls24 family envelope stress response protein gives MTTQTQTPATVQQKKTAAAPAHELSSAAGHDGRGRTTVADGVVAKIAGIAIQEIDGVHALGGGAARALGNLREKVGQKDLTQGVNVEVGQTQVAVDVTLVVEYPHPLQQVADNARDAVYSAVEDLVGMEVTEVNITITDIHVPSDGEDSDDVDREPRVA, from the coding sequence ATGACCACGCAGACGCAAACCCCCGCAACGGTCCAGCAGAAGAAGACGGCTGCCGCCCCTGCCCATGAACTTTCCTCCGCCGCCGGCCACGACGGACGCGGACGCACCACGGTGGCGGACGGCGTGGTGGCCAAGATCGCCGGCATCGCCATCCAGGAGATTGACGGTGTGCACGCCCTGGGCGGCGGCGCAGCCCGGGCCCTGGGCAACCTTCGCGAAAAGGTTGGCCAGAAGGACCTGACCCAGGGCGTCAATGTCGAGGTGGGCCAGACCCAGGTTGCCGTTGATGTGACCCTCGTGGTGGAGTACCCGCACCCCCTCCAGCAGGTGGCGGACAACGCCCGCGACGCCGTCTACTCCGCCGTGGAGGACCTGGTGGGCATGGAGGTCACCGAAGTCAACATCACCATCACGGACATCCATGTTCCGTCCGATGGTGAGGACTCGGACGACGTCGACCGCGAACCGAGGGTTGCATGA
- a CDS encoding zinc-dependent alcohol dehydrogenase family protein, which translates to MRATIMHAPGDVRVEDRDKPAVRQPTDAVIKLVAACVCGSDLWPYRGADKISKPAPMGHEYVGIVEEVGAGVRNVRPGQFVVGSFFASDNTCDICRSGYQSACVHRQGVGGAQAEYMRVPLADGTLVATPGMPDAAKVPSLLAASDVLGTGWFAAKAAEVGPGKTVAVVGDGAVGLLGVLAAQQMGAERIIAMSRHADRQALAREFGATDIVEERGDEGVKKIKELTGGLGAHSVLEAVGTQESMLQAIHATRAGGHVGFVGVSHDVALPGRDLFYSHVHLHGGPAPVRQYLPELIDLILGGTINPGKVFDLELPLEQAADAYKAMDERRAIKVLLRP; encoded by the coding sequence ATGCGCGCAACCATCATGCACGCGCCCGGAGACGTCCGGGTCGAGGATCGTGACAAACCAGCCGTCCGGCAGCCCACGGATGCGGTCATCAAACTCGTTGCCGCCTGCGTCTGCGGGTCGGACCTGTGGCCCTACCGCGGCGCTGACAAAATTTCCAAGCCCGCGCCGATGGGCCACGAGTACGTGGGAATCGTCGAGGAAGTCGGTGCCGGGGTCAGGAATGTCCGCCCTGGACAGTTCGTCGTCGGGTCATTTTTCGCCTCGGACAACACCTGCGACATCTGCCGCTCCGGCTACCAGAGCGCGTGTGTCCACCGCCAGGGCGTGGGCGGTGCACAGGCGGAATACATGCGCGTCCCGCTCGCAGACGGCACCCTGGTGGCAACACCCGGCATGCCCGACGCCGCCAAGGTTCCGTCGCTGCTTGCGGCCTCCGACGTCCTGGGGACAGGATGGTTCGCCGCGAAGGCGGCCGAGGTGGGCCCGGGCAAGACAGTGGCAGTAGTGGGCGACGGCGCCGTGGGACTTTTGGGGGTCCTCGCAGCGCAGCAGATGGGTGCTGAACGGATCATCGCCATGTCCCGCCACGCGGACCGGCAGGCGCTGGCACGCGAGTTTGGCGCCACTGACATCGTGGAGGAGCGCGGGGACGAGGGCGTGAAGAAGATCAAGGAACTCACCGGCGGCCTTGGCGCGCACTCCGTCCTCGAAGCCGTGGGCACGCAGGAATCGATGCTGCAGGCCATCCACGCCACCAGGGCAGGCGGCCATGTGGGCTTTGTGGGAGTCTCCCACGATGTGGCGCTGCCCGGGCGGGACCTGTTCTACTCGCATGTGCACCTGCACGGCGGCCCTGCTCCGGTCCGGCAATACCTGCCGGAGCTGATCGACCTGATCCTCGGCGGCACGATCAATCCCGGAAAAGTGTTTGACTTGGAACTCCCGCTCGAGCAGGCCGCGGACGCGTATAAGGCCATGGACGAACGCCGCGCCATCAAGGTGCTGCTGCGCCCCTAG
- a CDS encoding ABC transporter permease, producing MSAVLERPVAAARPDPALAEQPDVRPTGKRLGPGRRRRLAWVGPLALLLLWTASSATGLLDPRILSEPWTVVATAGELITDGRLQENLAISAQRAGLGLFFGIVVGAVLALLSGLSRVGEALIDGPVQIKRAIPGLALIPLLILWFGIDETMKVLTITLGVFVPVYLQTHAGLRGIDLRFVELAQTVGLSRAGFIRKVVLPGALPGFFLGLRFAVTGAWVSLVVVEQINATSGIGYMMELARTYGQTNIIVLGLAVYGILGLLSDGIVRFIERKALSWQRTLAG from the coding sequence ATGAGCGCCGTGCTGGAACGTCCCGTGGCGGCGGCACGCCCGGACCCGGCACTGGCTGAACAGCCCGACGTGCGGCCCACAGGGAAGAGGCTTGGGCCCGGACGACGCCGGCGGCTGGCCTGGGTGGGCCCGCTGGCTCTGCTCCTGCTCTGGACCGCCTCTTCCGCCACGGGGCTGCTTGACCCGCGGATCCTGTCCGAGCCGTGGACCGTGGTGGCCACCGCCGGTGAGCTCATCACGGACGGCCGCCTCCAGGAGAACCTCGCCATCTCGGCCCAGCGCGCAGGCCTGGGGCTGTTCTTCGGAATCGTGGTGGGCGCCGTGCTGGCGCTCCTGTCCGGACTGAGCCGGGTGGGCGAGGCGCTGATCGACGGCCCGGTGCAGATCAAGCGCGCCATACCGGGCCTGGCGTTGATCCCGCTGCTGATCCTCTGGTTCGGCATCGACGAGACCATGAAGGTCCTCACCATCACCCTTGGCGTCTTCGTTCCCGTCTACCTGCAGACACACGCAGGGCTGCGCGGCATCGACCTGCGCTTCGTGGAACTCGCCCAGACCGTAGGGCTAAGCCGGGCCGGCTTCATCCGCAAGGTGGTCCTCCCCGGCGCACTGCCCGGGTTCTTCCTGGGCCTGCGCTTCGCGGTCACCGGCGCCTGGGTGTCCCTGGTGGTGGTGGAGCAGATCAACGCCACCAGCGGCATCGGCTACATGATGGAGCTCGCGCGCACCTACGGCCAGACCAACATCATCGTCCTGGGCCTGGCCGTCTACGGCATCCTGGGCCTCCTCTCCGACGGCATTGTCCGCTTCATCGAACGAAAGGCCCTGTCATGGCAGCGCACCCTGGCGGGCTGA
- a CDS encoding nitronate monooxygenase: MAAHRKSTRFRLESLALPVIQAPMAGGPSTPQLAAAVSGAGGLGFVAAGYKTAAAMRAEIESVRSQTDKPFGVNLFVPQASVISPASLQQYADSLAPDAERFGVSLGEPRHDDDDWDQKLEALLDLAPAVVSFTFDIPETSVVEALQHRGMYVIATVTDREEALQALAAGADALCVQGPEAGGHRGTFKPDAPAPLVPLHGILGGLSDLEVPLIAAGGIASSEHTRAALAVGAVAVQAGTAFLRADEAGTKPTHRAALSASDHFTTTAVTRAFSGRNARGLYNGFMRRHDGDAPYGYPEIHHLTTPLRAAAAAAGEPEWLNLWAGINYRDTREGSAVSILESLAP, encoded by the coding sequence ATGGCTGCGCACCGGAAAAGCACCAGGTTCAGGCTCGAGTCGCTGGCGCTGCCCGTCATCCAGGCGCCCATGGCCGGGGGACCGTCCACCCCACAGCTTGCAGCGGCCGTCAGCGGGGCCGGCGGCCTGGGTTTCGTTGCGGCTGGCTACAAGACTGCCGCTGCCATGCGCGCCGAGATCGAGTCCGTCAGGAGCCAAACGGACAAGCCGTTCGGCGTGAACCTCTTCGTACCCCAGGCGTCCGTCATCAGTCCGGCGTCCCTGCAGCAATACGCCGATTCGCTGGCCCCGGATGCTGAGCGCTTCGGCGTGAGCCTCGGCGAGCCCCGGCATGACGATGACGACTGGGACCAAAAGCTCGAGGCCTTGCTGGACCTGGCACCGGCGGTGGTTTCATTCACCTTCGATATTCCGGAAACCAGCGTGGTGGAAGCACTGCAGCACCGCGGGATGTACGTCATCGCCACGGTCACGGACCGTGAAGAAGCGCTGCAGGCGCTCGCGGCAGGCGCCGACGCCCTGTGCGTCCAAGGCCCCGAAGCCGGAGGCCACCGCGGAACGTTCAAACCTGACGCGCCTGCTCCCCTGGTTCCCCTCCACGGGATCCTGGGCGGGCTGTCTGATCTGGAGGTGCCCCTCATCGCGGCGGGTGGCATTGCCTCGTCGGAGCACACCCGGGCTGCGCTGGCCGTCGGGGCGGTTGCGGTCCAGGCCGGCACCGCGTTCCTCCGCGCTGATGAAGCGGGAACCAAGCCCACGCACCGGGCTGCCCTCTCGGCGTCGGACCATTTCACCACCACCGCCGTTACCCGAGCCTTCTCCGGCCGCAACGCGCGCGGCCTCTACAACGGGTTCATGCGCCGCCACGACGGCGACGCCCCGTACGGCTACCCCGAGATCCACCACCTCACCACTCCCCTGCGCGCCGCAGCCGCGGCAGCAGGGGAGCCGGAGTGGCTGAACCTGTGGGCCGGCATCAATTACCGGGACACGAGGGAAGGCTCCGCGGTTTCCATCCTGGAAAGCCTCGCGCCGTAA
- a CDS encoding RNA polymerase sigma factor, with protein MRDQLDVVPDAILAGRAADGDTAAFESLARRYGPHMRAAARRLTGSYADADDVVQEVLVQAWQQLDTLREPAAVKGWLLRLTGSRSIDLLRRRRNHASLTTADGEAPADTVSPGAGPETAAVAGAGIGSLKAALAALPEEQRRCWILKEINGQSYEEIARTLNISPASVRGRLARARITLVREMEDWR; from the coding sequence GTGCGGGACCAGTTGGACGTGGTCCCCGATGCCATCCTGGCAGGCAGGGCAGCCGACGGCGACACGGCGGCTTTCGAGTCCCTGGCCCGCCGCTATGGTCCACACATGCGGGCAGCCGCCCGGCGCCTGACGGGTTCGTATGCGGACGCGGATGACGTGGTGCAGGAAGTGCTGGTCCAGGCGTGGCAGCAGCTGGACACACTGCGCGAACCCGCTGCAGTGAAGGGCTGGCTGCTGCGGCTCACCGGCAGCCGCAGCATCGACCTGCTGCGGAGGCGCCGGAACCACGCCAGCCTCACCACGGCGGACGGGGAGGCGCCGGCGGATACTGTGTCCCCGGGCGCAGGGCCGGAGACAGCTGCCGTGGCCGGCGCCGGCATTGGCTCCCTCAAGGCTGCCCTGGCTGCGTTGCCCGAAGAGCAGCGGCGCTGCTGGATCCTGAAGGAAATCAACGGCCAAAGCTACGAAGAGATTGCCCGGACCCTGAACATCAGCCCAGCCAGTGTCCGGGGGCGGCTCGCCCGGGCCCGGATTACACTGGTCCGCGAAATGGAAGATTGGCGATGA
- a CDS encoding GAF and ANTAR domain-containing protein, with the protein MTGSDGQPFPDPDELPLEAAELSLQQLVLESPDIKAFLTELAILASTRLSGPGNTIHSGVTVLRHKRPQAVAASDAAARALDELQNGFGQGPCLTALRQGTTLLVPDLSAEDRWRPYIRTAAAHGVSSILAVPLDLAGEAEAVLNLYSGRSNGFSGEDVATVESFAAQAASSLRLILRISQLREARNDLTAAMQSRTVIDMAVGAIMAQNRCDRDTAFSILTRASSTRNIKLRDVAATVITSISGEERITAYFDE; encoded by the coding sequence ATGACCGGCAGTGACGGGCAGCCCTTCCCGGACCCCGACGAACTGCCGCTGGAGGCAGCAGAGCTGTCCTTGCAGCAACTGGTGCTGGAAAGCCCGGACATCAAGGCGTTCCTGACTGAACTGGCAATCCTGGCAAGTACGCGGCTGTCCGGCCCCGGGAACACGATCCACAGCGGCGTCACGGTGCTGCGGCACAAGCGGCCCCAGGCCGTAGCGGCAAGTGACGCTGCGGCGCGGGCCCTTGACGAGCTGCAAAACGGATTCGGCCAGGGCCCCTGCCTTACCGCGCTCCGGCAGGGAACCACCCTCCTTGTGCCGGACCTGTCCGCCGAGGACCGCTGGAGACCCTATATCCGGACGGCTGCAGCGCACGGCGTGTCCTCCATCCTCGCCGTCCCGCTGGACCTGGCGGGGGAGGCAGAAGCGGTGCTGAACCTCTACTCAGGCCGCAGCAACGGGTTCTCCGGCGAGGACGTCGCCACCGTGGAGTCGTTCGCGGCCCAGGCGGCCAGTTCCCTGCGGCTGATCCTGCGGATTTCGCAGCTCAGGGAAGCCAGGAATGACCTCACCGCCGCAATGCAGTCACGCACCGTGATCGACATGGCCGTGGGCGCGATCATGGCCCAGAACCGCTGCGACCGGGATACAGCCTTCAGCATCCTCACGCGGGCCTCGAGCACCAGGAACATCAAGCTGCGGGACGTGGCCGCCACGGTCATTACGTCGATTTCAGGGGAAGAGAGGATTACTGCCTACTTCGACGAGTAG